In the genome of Xenopus tropicalis strain Nigerian chromosome 10, UCB_Xtro_10.0, whole genome shotgun sequence, the window accattaaataaacccaatagggctgttctgccccaataaggattaattatatcttagttgggatcaagtacaggtactgttttattattactgagaaaagagaatcatttaaccattaaataaacccaatagggctgttctgccccaataaggattaattatatcttagttgggatcaagtacaggtactgttttattactacagataaaaagtaattcagttttaaaattctgaatcatttgattaaaatggagtcgatgggagatgggctttccgtaattcagagctttatggataacaggtttccggataacggatcccatacctgtacaatcaaaccaaattatttttcataaaaatgatttatttacatttattagtgTTTTAAATATGGGGGGCCACAAGGAGATGGCATAGGGGACTCATACCCCATTTGACATTGCGGGTCACATACAATTTTGTGCTGGAAACATTTTTGGTGATGCAGCCAAATATAGTGGGTGCCAACCCCCCGCACTGCTCTGCTTTTAGATATCAAATAAATGGCAGCAGGGCTATTATAGGGGGCACTTTTGCTGCTGTTCTGTGGGGTAGAAATGCATGGATAGTTCAAGATTTAGGTTTAGACAGATTTAGAGTGGACAGGAAATAACATGTGAGTTCGCACATTGCAGTGGCTGCAGTTTCAAATGGAAATGTGGTCACCGCACCTGATTCATCCTGTTTGTATCACACTAAcacattgtgtatatatatatatgtgtgtgtttcaaGAGGGCTTTTTTCTCAGAACACACCGTGTTGCCACGTATAGTTTCTTCCTGTGTTTGGCCATAGACCAAGgtgctcattaaaggaacagtaacaccaaaaaataaaaacctatcaaagtaatatacaaatatgggatcccttatccggaaacccattatccagaaagctccaaattacggagtaagtacctgtacttgattccaactaagatataattaccccttattgggggcagaacagccctattgggtttatttaatggttaaatgattcccttttctctgtaataataaaacagtacctgtacttgatcccaactaagatataattaccccttattgggggcagaacaatcctattgagtttatttaatggttaaatgattcccttttctctgtaataataaaacagtacctgtacttgaccccaactaagatataattaccccttattgggggcagaacagccctattgggtttatttaatggttaaatgattcccttttctctgtaataataaaacagtacctgtacttgatcccaactaagatataattaccccttattgggggcagaacaatcctattgagtttatttaatggttaaatgattcccttttctctgtaataataaaacagtacctgtacttgatcccaactaagatataattaccccttattgggggcagaacagccctattggatttatttaatggttaaatgattcccttttctctgtaataataaaacagtacctgtacttgatcccaactaagatataattaccccttattgggagcagaacagccctattgggtttatttaatggttaaatgattcccttttctctgtaataataaaacagtacctgtacttgatcccaactaagatataattaccccttattgggggcagaacagccctattgagtttatttaatggttaaatgattcccttttctctgtaataataaaacagtacctgtacttgatcccaactaagatataattaccccttattgggggcagaacagccctattgggtttatttcatggttaaatgattcccttttctctttaataataaaacagtacctgtacttgatcccaactaagatataaataatccttattggatataaaacaatcctattgggtttaattaatgttttattgattttttgtagacttaaggtatagagatccaaattacggaaagaccccttatccggaatacccttggtcctgagcattttggatcaTGGGTCctataccggtatatatatataatatactgtggtCCTGCACTGGTAGAAGTTGTGTTTGCTCCAGGAACACTACTTCAGGTTATATAattaagctgatgtgtagccatggtggTAGCCGTTCAaattaaaatagggctaaatggcactggGCACTGTTTACATCACTGGtaaactctgtaaaacaccattgcattctacagagcttatctgttatctgctatgtaaccagtgccttCCATCTTGAAtcactgcccccatggctataggagcatcttatttatataaattatagcagtcCTAATAAATATCCTGTTGCAATGAGTTactgggccttttttttttttaattcctagaGGGCAACCAGTAACATGAAAGGGGTGCTCAAATTAACAAACTCATCCTCCCACATAAAGTGGTTTTGCACCTTTTACTCACACAATGTGCTTTTGATAAAATTCTAGTATGTTACAGTTGGCTTTTTTCTAAgggatttctttatttttcattattttgttatttgttttcCTACCCTGCTCTCACATCTTCCTTTCTAATGCCCAAACGGCTACCTGGTTGCCTAGAAAAGTGTCCCTAACAACAAATTAGAGTACAAATACTAAATAAGTAAAGACCATCTGGGCATGACTCCTCCACTTCTTTATTTATGTGAAACAGCACCCCCTCTGGGGGAAGCAACAGTTTAAAATAcctggaacttttttttatagtaaaaccAAAACCCTTGCTCCTCTCTACTTCTGCACTCAAACACAATGGGGAGgttaaaaaaagtaaagaaaaggaGTGTATAGTAGATAAAAGGAGAGAAAAGAGAAACGATGGAGATGTTTTAAACAGACAAGGAAGGTAAAGGCATTAGAGACGGTTATAGAGAACAGGAGAGCAGAGGAAAATAAACCCCAACCTTGCACCCCTTTGCTCACACTCCTATGGGCAAGCGTGCAAATGCagacatgggacctgttatccagaatgctcgggacctggggttttctggataagggatctttccgtaatttggatctctataacttaagtctgctaaaaatcatttaaacatgaaataaacccaagaggcttgttttgcctcaaataaggattaattatatcttatttaggattaagtacaggtacttttttattattacagagaaaagggaatcatttaaccattaaataaacccaatagggctgttctgcccccaataaggggtaattatatcttagttgggatcaagtacaggtactgttttattattactgagaaaagggaatcatttaaccatgaaataaacccaatagggctgttctgcccccaataaggggtaattatatcttagttgggatcaagtacaggtactgttttattattataaagaaaaaggaaatcatatttaaaaattagaattctttgattaaaatggattctatgggagcctttctgtaattcgtaactttctggataatgggtttccagataagggatctcattcCTGTACATTGCACCCCCTGCACATATTGTGTCTCCTATTTGCAGCAAAGGGAGTGGCAGGAAGTGGAccagggttttttcccagtccaaccctgactgacAAATACACAAGGATCTGAATGTTCCCCGTGGTACCCTGTGGCTTCAGTAGTCTCCACCACTAACGTAAAAGCACCAAAGGAATGGCTAAAGAGGGATGCACACATGAAAGCAGCACCTCTCTGTCCCTAGCTATTGTGCTATCTGCCATGGTTGTTCCGACTCTTGAAGCAGAGTTGCAGAAGCCAGCGTGTGTTATCTGGAGGAGAGCCAACTTCTGCTACAGAACCCTGAGTgaagaaagggataaacaaaatCTGCTTtgaaggggcagtatacccccttgttcaacacgAGTACAATAACTACGGTCTGCGTGAAAAATAGTATTGTTTAATTTTTGATttatgatttttgttatttctttagctAAGCAGGACATGCAAGGAAACGGAAACAACTCCATATTTGATACATAGACTCCTAGTGCACGGATTATCCCCCTGCGTAATGGactaacaaaacagggattgtgttTTATACTGATTAtctaattatttgccttgcaaggaccaaacatggaggagtTTCAGATTTTTGGgggattaaaacaataagcaaaaagtctGTTCAGCATAAACCTTATTCTCAGCTATTAACCTGTTTATCGTCATAGTCATATTCTTTTAATCTGATTAGATGAATTTATTTCTTATCATGGCGCGCACACTTTTGGTGTCATTTATTTTTCCACTGTATTAAAGAGACTGCAAGGAGGGAAATATCCTCTGCTACATCTGCATCTGCTTTCAacaacaaataatttaaattccAAACAACAGCATATGTTTCCATAATCCCAAACTGTTAGCAGTTAAAAAACAACAGTAGTTTTAATTATAAAACCTGAAGGTGTGGGGGCCTTTCTTGTTTATTCCTCCCACACTTCCACTACTGAAACAAGAACATCACAAGACAAGCTCATTAGACACTAAGCACACATTGTGGTATTTGTATAATGGAAATCTCTCTTTGTTTTACAGCAGGAGAATTTGTCaagaattaaaggggttgtgcgGGTGTTTAGGGTGATAATAtgagccaatttgcaattggactttatttattatcatctgtggtttttgaattatttagctgtttgtttaatagctctccagtttggaatttcagcagctggttgttagggtataaattatcttagcaaccaggcagaggtttaaatgagagactagaatataaatcggagagtaaaggtggccatacacgttaagatctgctcgcttggcgaggtcgccaagcaagtggatcttctcccgatatccccacctacaggtgggcgatatcgggtgaatttaggctaattcggtggtttggacctggggccaaacgatcgaattaggaCACCGGAGTAGGCGCAGTCGGTTTAGGGACCGCAtcatccaactaaattttttaatcaactgatatctgcccgatttcagaacagatgtcggttgggcaggctggtcgtttctgcccctacacaggccgataagctgctgaatcagtctaagggaccgatatcggcagctacaatcggcccgtgtatgggcacctgcaggtgcccccagccaggcgtgttccctaaccccccccgcagggtcccccctaaccccccttgtaGGGCTCCCCACCCAAAGTCCTCCCCCGAGCCCGTAAATTTGACGCGTCGgaggaggagcggtcgggagggggagcaccggcaagggtcgggtctgggccgccggggcccactagagctgtccagtccgaccctgaccttAAGTGTGTCATAAGGATGCCTGAAATGAAAAATTTAGATTATTTCTTTAAACACACAAATCAAACCCTCATCCactatgcagattttttttaatttcagaatttttttttattagaataagAATATGCATAAATAACATTATTGCACCCAAGGTACAAAGAGAACAGAATAAACACAGTTTTTTTAGCTGTCTCATTATTGAAAATGCAGTTCTTCCCTTCAGCCATGGCAGGTAACCCAGCTATCCCAATGCATTGTGTTGCGGTCCTGCTGAGGTACTAGGCAGTGTTCTGGTGCATTAAATACTGCTTGGGGGATTTCAGCTCTGTGTTGGTGGGAAACATCGGCTTTGCCACAAGTTCAGTCTCAGCTAAAGCGgggtccagggtcagactggggagggggtgcagggctcactggGGCTACCACCCCAGGAGTCCCgcacccccaaaggtgcccctgccggccactTGACCCACAGGGTCCCCTGCCGCACCCCCCCAcccttgcaggggcccccaccacccacccaatgtcctcccctgagcgagcGTAAGTGAAAGGGGAGGACATCAGCACCGaggggaagtggcaacagggatcgggtctgggccgccggggcccaccgggtgttttcctggtgtcctggcggcccagttcCCCATGACGTTGCTGCTTCTTGACTTCAACTTTAGACTTGGCATTGCTCAGTTAATGTGGCAGGAACAGAGCTGGGATATTATAGCATTCACAACTGTCAGTTTCTGTAGGGGGACTATACAGCCTCTTCCACAGACTCCTGGCGTTTGGCTCTGCACAAGCGCAGCAACAATGCAAAGATAACAATAGAAATCATAACCCCTGTACCAATACCAGCACCAAAAATAATAAGCAGCTTCTTATTTACTGACTCTGAGGATTTCTCCTTAATGTCAGGGGCCTTTGTCTCTAATTCTGCCACCCCTGCTAGAAACAGCTTGTTTTTGACATATCTTTGGAACTGAAAGTCCATCATCTTAGGGTCATTCATCTTGACCCCAAAATAAAGCTGCTTTGCCAAAATGCCATCCTGCTTTCTTTGCACATCACAGCGGTAAGTGCCAGTATCTCGCAGGCGGAGGTTAGAAATTGTGATGGTGTGGTTTGAAAGTTTTAAGGGATAGAAGACATTAGCGTCGTTGGTTATGACGCCTTTAGCCACTTTCCAGAAGACATTTACGTCTCCCAGTTGCTCCATCTCCTCCTTTTTCACACACTCCAGGGATACTGTATCCCCGGGCTCTTTCTGGAACGTTGCCATTTGACACAGATCGTTCAGGCTACAGGGCGCCATCACTTTCTCACAATCGGAGGTCTTGCCATTGGAATCGACCAAGCATCGCTTCTCCATCCTGACGCCATTGCCGCAAGTGACACTACAAGGTCCAGCCTCTACCACTACGGTCGATTTATATGGATTTAATTGAGGGCGGTCCAACACTCCATGAACATCACTTATGTCTGGTTTGTAAACTTCATCCTCATCTTTCTCTGATTTtccataagaaataaaaagaataaaaaaccaaaacaaaagcaACAATCTCTCTGTCATGTTGCTTCGTCAAGATCTTTTGTGTAAATGACTGAAGCACTGAAGTAACTCTTTATGCTTTCCAATTCTCCTCActctgcattgtgacatcacaacatCCTGAccacattgtgacatcatcaacagACGAGCTGGGAGGCCTGGGAAGCTTTCTACACAATATACATCTATGctgtcttaaagagatactaacactagaaactaaacctttttttaaatttatcatAACAATATCTTTGCaggctatttataattttgccataactGTATTTGTCCAAggttttacattccctatctgatccccatgttcctctatgagggctctgctatatttgtgcagcatgagtccgttagcattagaatctataactgacaggctgagaagggacagtcagtttggcaaaacagtcaggtttagggacttcaagtaacagttactcACCAAAGCAAAGCTAtcggtgaaaaatgatcaacatgacctataggttttATGTACTtcaatattttgaagagtagtttttaagcATCAATCTAATCTGTTTTAGAATACATATTggaatggacagacagacagatgtcCAGACAAATATATGTATAGAAAAGAATATTGAGTTTCTGTGACAATAATATGAAgtacatgtacatatatatatactgtatatatatgacaAAGGGGGAGGCATTGTAATTATGGATTACAAGGACTACCGGGGGGAGGTATTGAGACAGTTGAATGATATATCTGTGTATACAAAGTTAAGTTTTAATCCAGTTCTtagatttaaaaatgaaactgagaTGGTTTTGAGTGAAGCCTTGCAAAAGAAATGGATAACAGAAACTGAAAAACAATTTCTTACACAAGATTATCCTATATGTCCTATCCTGTATTGTCTCCCTAAAATCCATAAGGATTTAAGCAACCCTCCAGGTAGACCCATTGTCTCCTCTAGGGGCAGTTTGCTTCACCCTATTGGATTATACTTGGATTACCATCTACAAAGTACTGTGCAGTCACTCCCTTTTTACCTTAGGGATACACaggatttattaaacattttatcgAATTTGGTACTCCCAGATGAGCCTACAATTTTGGCTAGCATTGATGTATGCAGCTTGTATACCATAATACCCCACTATGAAGGTATTGAGGCGGTGAGTTGGGCATTACAAAATTCTGAGGTATATAGGGGCCCACCCATTGACTTTTTGTGCCAATTATTGGAACTAACATTAAAGtgcaattattttcattttgaaaaacagttttatttacagAAGGAAGGCACGTCAATGGGGGCTTCGATGGCTCCTTCATATGCCAATTGTTATATGGCCCATTACGAACAGAAACACATTATTCCCAAATATAAAGACTCACTGTTTCTATACCTTCGCTATATCGATGATGTACTAATTGTTTGGAGAGGTGATGAAACAGGGTTGCTTAATATGGTGGATGATCTTAACGGTCTGGATAGCCCAGTGAAATTTACAATTTCTCACAATGAGCAATGTATCCAGTTTTTGGATGtggaaattttcaaaaaaagtaattCTCTGGGATTTAAGCTGTTTAGAAAATCCACAGATAGAAACACACTGTTATACTCTACTAGTTTCCACCCTCCTAGCTCTAAAAAAGCGGTACCCTTTTCACAATTTTTACGCACAATACGCAACAATTCTGACAAAGAGATTTGTGAAGTTCAACTACAGGAGACTTTTGATCGTTTCAGGCAGAGGGGTTATCAGCAGCCAACATTAACGGGTTCTTTAAAGAGAGCCCGCAAGCACAGTAAATACAAATCCAGTGTCAGTTGTAAAGAGGGTACTGATGAACATAACAGGTTTATTATTACATCTAAATACACAACTGGTTCAGCTGCTGTTAAATCTATTGTTGAGAAACACTGGCCCGTAATACAAAGTGACAAGAAGCTGTCTAAAGTTGCAGCTCAAAAGCCCATGTGGGGATACAAGCGGGGGCCTaatctaaaagatcttttaatgaaaacagaCCCCATTAAGTGTTATGACTCTAGTTTTAGTctgttaaataaattgaaaaagggaTGCTATAAGTGTGCAGGGTGCACAACATGTAGATACATGGCACTAGGTAAATCCTTTAGACATCCCCACTCTGGCAAAGAAATTAACATAAGGCACCGTATTTCCTGTACATCAACCCACGTGATCTATATAattacttgtccctgtggtttaACGTATGTGGGCAAAACACAAAATACTTTACGTGAGCGAATGGGAAATCACAGGTCTACCATTAAGAAAGCCTTTGAAACCGGCAAATCCGATTTACCCCTACCTAAGCATTTTTTAATGATGGGGCACAGGTTACCAGCTTTTAAGTTCATGGGAATAGATTTGATCCCAGAGCCCAGCAGGGGGGGTGATTGGGGTTGCATGCTGCTTCAGAAGGAGATGTTTTGGATTAGAACTCTGGATACTGTCTCCCCCCGGGGTCTTAATGAGTATTGTTCCTTTGCCTCTTATTTAAATACCAGGTAATGGTTGGGTTTCACACAGTACACTTCAAACTCCGTTTCTACCATTTCAAGTGCCATTTTGTTCTAggtatttttaagtaatatttctgcaatgcttttattattatgtggtaatagtgtgtatttgtatttggcaTTTAAGTCCTTTTATTTGCATGCACCACATTGGACTGCATTTTAACTGACATTGCACCATTCATTTGGAAtttaagttttatacatttttatacaccatgatgtattgcactttatcttaCGTTGCACCttatagaatattatgcattatgcactttattttacaaattacctggaattgtgattggtttgatatctgctggaactgagatcttttttaagggttaacacagccactccagagaggggtgtggtttggtggtggttaactggtgggtgagtctttataaacactgtttgtttgcacattttatatcttgataaaggtcccgggtgaggaccgaaacgtcgatctaaataaactaagtatcttttttttgataacattttcctggtgtgcatcagcattttttacatatatatatatatatatatatatatatatatatatatatatatatatatatatatatgtgtgtgtgtgtaaaaaatgctgatgcacaccaggaaaatgttatcaaaaaaaagatacttagtttatttagatcgacgtttcggtcctcatatatatatatatatatatatatatatatagccttatAGTCCTATTTATAATAACTTGACACAAACacacagatgatagatgatagatagacagatagatagatagatagatacagagatagatagatagaaaggaaataaaatggctgGCTGGCACCCCTAAGCCAAGTACCAGGCCAGTATGATGAATATACATTGGCCCAATAACAAAGGGCAGAACATAATGCTAGACTGATGTACTGATGTACATGGTCTGGGGGCATTATACAATTCATATGCTGTGCCTATTCCATACATATTACACCCTTAACACATTATGGCATAAATGATGTATAGTCATAATATATAATGCCCCACacacataaataataaaagcaatacaAAGCAGTGTAACACCCTAACAGCATAATGTTAAAACTGCTTCAGGAATACAAACttaggctgctgggagtacttaGCCAAATAAATTAGCAGTTtgtgaagagaaaaaaaacaaatgaatgtgcATAATACAGCAATATGGGCTCATTAACAAACATAGGTGCTTAATTGCACCAATGAagctcatagcaaccagttagtatTTTAGTTTTGATaaggaaataaaagcaaagattttaTTGCAATTTAGTTTGTTAGTCAGTCCAGCAAGTGTTACATGTACACACTGGGGGCACTTACCTATCTGCCCCAGCACTGCTTCTCTATCTTCCTTCTCAGGTGCATTCACCTGATTAGTTTCCTCAGGGAGGGCAGAAACCAACTCATTCTGAGGTGGGGGGGTtggaaatatatttattcagcataaATGGCTACATCTGTTTATTTAATGAGCTGATTGGCTGGGTCCCTGAATACAGTGATACAGGCtgcccatacatgttcagattttagttatCTTTCAATGAACATTAGGATACCggtcatatgtttaaatgcaataatctaaaactaacattcttACTGAAAttgtataataaaatacaaattggaggatgttctgaaaatgaaataattggcagacaccagCCATACgtaagtgacttccattgtaggcccGCCAAatatatcggcagatacacaatatgtacacatattttattattatgcaaCCGAAATTTTTGGCTGATTGACTAAACAACTGAtagccatggtacgaaaattatcgagGTAATAATTCTGGGCCCCAATACGgcccaaaaatcatacaaaactaggtttGTATGATTGTATcggtaagtgtatggccagctttagacagccATTGGAGTAAATGCTACTTTGGCTAATGACTTGGGCACCCACATACAGGGGTACTTTGCTCCTGTCAGGGGAAGGTGCAGATATGGGAGTAGCACTGAGTTGATTAGGCTTCTCCCTGACAGGCCTGACACGCTCTGCTCTGTGCAGTTTCCCGCCCTTTCCCTGCTTATTCCTCCCTGCTGTGTGTGAGCTCCTGTCAGATTCATTTTAACCCCCTCAAACATTCACgtacatatatgtgtgtaattAAACTGTGTATTGATAAGGGCCCCCCTGGGCTTCAAACTGTGACTGGAACTGCTGTTTCTGCTGTTATACAACTGTTCCTGGGCCACTGCCTTAGACTGCTGCTAACCCCAAGGTACATTGCCTGTAGCAGCCATTTTATATTGCCCTGTGCCTGGCACCTGCAGTTGTATTGCTCAGCTACCCAGCCCACCCAGTCTCCAGTGTTGCTATATGAGTGTTTTATTTACATCTCAAACAATACAACTTAAGCAATTTCTGGGAaatagatgtacaggtatgggacccgttatccagaatgctctggagctggggttttccggataagggatcccatacctgtattagcatccACTACAGGTTTGGGACACTTTTCCTCTTTAAAATGGACCTACAGTGGGGCTCAAACAACCCTAGTTCAAACTGCTTGTACTGTGTTTGCTTCAGACACTTTAAATTGGTTTTGGTGTGGTGTCTGATTATCCAATAATCACTGATGGGGTGGCCTGACCCTTACCTTGGTTACTATTAAAAtggaaggaaagttaaaatcactgggaggagggggggatcctcttccttcctttgcCTTTCTCTGC includes:
- the LOC101730631 gene encoding transmembrane protein 81; protein product: MTERLLLLFWFFILFISYGKSEKDEDEVYKPDISDVHGVLDRPQLNPYKSTVVVEAGPCSVTCGNGVRMEKRCLVDSNGKTSDCEKVMAPCSLNDLCQMATFQKEPGDTVSLECVKKEEMEQLGDVNVFWKVAKGVITNDANVFYPLKLSNHTITISNLRLRDTGTYRCDVQRKQDGILAKQLYFGVKMNDPKMMDFQFQRYVKNKLFLAGVAELETKAPDIKEKSSESVNKKLLIIFGAGIGTGVMISIVIFALLLRLCRAKRQESVEEAV